A region of Subdoligranulum variabile DNA encodes the following proteins:
- a CDS encoding transketolase family protein, with amino-acid sequence MSNTIPNRQAICDTLLARAAQDKNIVVLCSDSRGSASLSRFADTYPEQFVEVGIAEQDLVSIAAGLAHCGKKAFAASPACFVSTRSYEQAKVDCAYSNTNVTLIGISGGISYGALGMSHHSAQDIAAMAALPNMRVYLPSDRFQTAKLIDTLLQDEKPAYLRVGRNPVEDIYTAENCPFTMDKATWLCEGEDVAIIACGEMVRPALDAAEALRAEGISATVLDMYCVKPLDADAVIRAARNARAVLTVEEHAPYGGLGSMVAQVVSANCPRKVKNLSLPDAPVITGTSKEVFVYYGLDAAGIAAAARELIR; translated from the coding sequence ATGTCTAACACCATTCCCAACCGCCAGGCCATCTGCGACACGCTGCTGGCCCGGGCTGCCCAGGACAAGAACATCGTCGTGCTCTGCAGCGATTCCCGCGGGTCCGCTTCGCTGAGCCGTTTTGCCGATACCTACCCCGAACAGTTCGTGGAGGTGGGCATCGCCGAACAGGACCTGGTGTCCATCGCGGCGGGCCTGGCCCACTGCGGCAAAAAGGCCTTTGCGGCCTCGCCCGCCTGCTTCGTCTCCACCCGCAGCTATGAACAGGCCAAGGTGGACTGCGCCTACTCCAACACCAACGTGACCCTCATCGGTATCTCGGGGGGCATCAGCTACGGCGCACTGGGCATGAGCCATCACAGCGCCCAGGACATCGCCGCCATGGCCGCCCTGCCCAACATGCGGGTCTATCTGCCCAGCGACCGTTTCCAGACGGCCAAACTCATCGATACCCTGCTCCAGGACGAAAAGCCCGCCTATCTGCGGGTGGGCCGCAACCCGGTGGAGGACATCTACACTGCGGAAAACTGCCCCTTCACCATGGACAAGGCCACCTGGCTCTGTGAAGGGGAGGATGTAGCCATCATCGCCTGCGGCGAGATGGTCCGCCCGGCGCTGGACGCCGCCGAAGCCCTGCGGGCGGAGGGCATCTCCGCCACCGTGCTGGATATGTACTGCGTCAAACCCCTGGACGCCGACGCGGTGATCCGCGCCGCCCGGAACGCCAGGGCCGTGCTGACCGTGGAGGAGCACGCCCCCTACGGCGGCCTGGGCAGCATGGTGGCCCAGGTGGTGTCGGCCAACTGCCCGCGCAAGGTGAAGAACCTCAGCCTGCCCGACGCTCCGGTCATCACCGGCACCAGCAAGGAAGTCTTTGTCTACTACGGCCTGGATGCCGCAGGCATCGCGGCGGCCGCCCGGGAGCTGATCCGATGA
- a CDS encoding FGGY family carbohydrate kinase, whose protein sequence is MKGCILAIDQSTQGTKGVVFGPDGALLARADRPHAQKIDANGWVEHDPEEILRNTLAVARDALEKAGVDRDGLAAVGLSNQRETVLAWDKITGKPLYNAIVWQCGRAKDLCEELSGAAAMVQDKTGLPLSPYFSAPKLAWMLRFVPAVRAAADAGTLCCGTVDSWLLWNLTKEQVLRTDYSNASRTGLFNIHTLCWDEELCALYGVPRAALAEVCMSDSVFGTTDLGGLLDRPVPVCGVLGDSHAALLGQGCFAPGSVKATYGTGSSVMMQTGDACTRSPGGLVTSLAWGLSGKVAYVLEGNLNYTGAVISWLKKDVGLLETDAESEQLARQAKPGDRTYFVPAFTGLGAPYWDSEATGLLTGVTRTTGRAEIVRACLDSIAYQITDLLRRMQADAGLPLTELRVDGGPTANRYLMQRQSDLADLPLAVPAVQELSALGAARAAAQAAGVCPCGEFGRPAYTYYRPAMEPATRQKLYDGWLDAVHRAQYHGRGKQGPVSTKDRIY, encoded by the coding sequence ATGAAAGGCTGTATCCTGGCCATCGACCAGAGCACCCAGGGCACCAAGGGGGTCGTCTTCGGCCCCGACGGCGCGCTGCTGGCCCGGGCAGACCGTCCCCACGCCCAGAAGATCGATGCCAACGGCTGGGTGGAACATGACCCCGAGGAGATCCTGCGCAACACCCTGGCCGTGGCCCGGGACGCCCTGGAAAAGGCCGGCGTGGACCGGGACGGTCTGGCGGCGGTGGGGCTTTCCAACCAGCGGGAGACGGTCCTTGCCTGGGACAAGATCACCGGCAAACCGCTGTACAACGCCATTGTCTGGCAGTGCGGCCGGGCAAAGGACCTCTGCGAGGAACTGTCCGGCGCCGCCGCCATGGTGCAGGACAAGACCGGCCTGCCCCTTTCGCCCTATTTCAGCGCCCCCAAACTGGCGTGGATGCTGCGCTTCGTGCCGGCGGTGCGCGCCGCGGCGGACGCCGGGACCCTCTGCTGCGGCACGGTGGACAGCTGGCTGCTCTGGAACCTGACGAAAGAGCAGGTCCTGCGCACCGACTATTCCAACGCCAGCCGCACCGGTCTTTTCAATATCCACACCCTCTGCTGGGATGAGGAACTCTGTGCCCTCTACGGCGTGCCCCGCGCCGCCCTGGCCGAAGTCTGCATGTCGGACTCGGTGTTCGGCACCACCGACCTGGGCGGTCTGCTGGACCGTCCGGTGCCGGTCTGCGGCGTGCTGGGGGACAGCCACGCCGCCCTGCTGGGCCAGGGCTGCTTTGCCCCGGGCAGCGTCAAGGCCACCTACGGCACCGGCTCCAGCGTCATGATGCAGACCGGCGACGCCTGCACCCGCAGCCCCGGCGGGCTGGTCACCAGCCTGGCCTGGGGACTTTCCGGCAAGGTGGCCTATGTGCTGGAAGGCAACCTCAACTATACCGGCGCCGTCATCAGCTGGCTGAAAAAGGACGTGGGCCTGCTGGAGACCGACGCCGAGAGCGAGCAGCTGGCCCGCCAGGCCAAGCCCGGCGACCGCACCTACTTCGTGCCGGCCTTCACCGGCCTGGGCGCCCCCTACTGGGACAGCGAGGCCACCGGCCTGCTGACGGGAGTCACCCGCACCACCGGCCGGGCCGAGATCGTCCGGGCCTGCCTGGACAGCATCGCCTACCAGATCACCGACCTGCTGCGCCGGATGCAGGCTGACGCCGGTCTGCCCCTCACCGAACTGCGGGTGGACGGCGGCCCCACGGCCAACCGCTACCTCATGCAGCGCCAGAGCGATCTGGCGGATCTGCCCCTGGCGGTACCGGCGGTGCAGGAGCTTTCCGCCCTGGGGGCGGCCCGGGCGGCCGCCCAGGCGGCGGGGGTCTGCCCCTGCGGAGAATTCGGCCGACCGGCCTATACCTACTATCGTCCCGCGATGGAACCGGCAACCAGGCAAAAACTTTATGACGGATGGCTTGACGCCGTGCATCGCGCGCAGTATCATGGAAGAGGAAAACAAGGCCCGGTATCAACCAAGGACCGAATTTATTGA
- a CDS encoding phosphoketolase family protein, with protein MIMNSTDLKKIDAYWRAANYLAAGQLYLLDNPLLRRPLTRDDVKKKIVGHWGTVPGQNFVYVHLNRIIKKYDQDLILISGPGHGGNFFVANAYLDGTYSEVYPNISRDEEGMRRLFKQFSFPGGISSHVAPETPGSINEGGELGYSIAHAFGAVFDNPDLIAAVTVGDGEAETGPLATSWQSNKFLNPKGDGAVLPILHLNGYKISNPTVFGRMTHEEIEHFFLGCSWKPYFVEGDDPMTMHAKMAETLDTVIEEIHDIQRRARAGEEMGHIQWPMIVLRTPKGWTGPKVVDGKPIEGTFRAHQVPIDITVGTPNQEEHLKQIEEWLRSYHPEELFDENGTLIPELQELAPTGDRRIAANPHANGGKLLRDLRTPDFKDYAIDLPAPGSVEKQDMIELGGYIRDLFRLNADAKNFRIFGPDETMSNRLYKCFEATNRDWNSTVVPGDEFLASDGRIMDSMLSEHMCEGWLEGYLLTGRHGFFASYESFIRVVDSMVAQHAKWLKVCNQLPWRQSIASLNLILSSNVWQQDHNGFTHQDPGFLDHIANKKADVVRLYLPPDANCLLSCFDHCIRSRDYVNVLVTSKHPRPQWLTMEQAVKHCTQGVGIWEWASNDAGQEPDVVMACCGDTPTLETLAAVSILRKALPELKIRVVNVVDLMKLEPATKHPHGLTDADYDALFTKDKPIIFAFHGYPTLIHELTYNRTNRNLSVHGYQEEGTITTPFDMRVQNEIDRFHLVKDAVLHLPQLGNRGAYLVQQMNDKLVEHKNYIHEVGQDLPEILDWKWES; from the coding sequence ATGATCATGAACAGCACCGACCTGAAAAAGATCGACGCCTACTGGCGTGCTGCCAACTACCTGGCAGCGGGACAGCTCTACCTGCTGGACAATCCTCTTCTGCGCCGTCCGCTCACCCGCGACGACGTCAAGAAGAAGATCGTCGGCCACTGGGGCACCGTACCCGGTCAGAACTTCGTCTATGTGCACCTGAACCGCATCATTAAAAAGTATGACCAGGATCTCATCCTGATCTCCGGCCCGGGCCACGGCGGCAACTTCTTTGTCGCCAACGCCTACCTGGACGGCACCTACAGCGAGGTCTACCCCAACATCAGCCGTGATGAAGAGGGTATGCGCCGTCTGTTCAAGCAGTTCAGCTTCCCGGGCGGCATCTCCAGCCATGTGGCGCCCGAGACCCCCGGTTCCATCAACGAAGGCGGCGAGCTGGGCTATTCCATCGCCCATGCCTTCGGCGCCGTCTTTGACAACCCCGACCTGATCGCCGCGGTCACGGTGGGTGACGGCGAGGCCGAGACCGGCCCCCTGGCCACCAGCTGGCAGTCCAACAAGTTCCTGAACCCCAAGGGCGACGGCGCTGTGCTGCCCATCCTGCACCTGAACGGCTACAAGATCTCCAACCCCACGGTGTTCGGCCGCATGACCCACGAAGAGATCGAGCACTTCTTCCTGGGCTGCTCCTGGAAGCCCTACTTCGTGGAGGGCGACGACCCCATGACGATGCACGCCAAGATGGCCGAGACCCTGGACACCGTCATCGAGGAGATCCACGACATCCAGCGCCGCGCCCGCGCTGGCGAGGAGATGGGCCACATCCAGTGGCCGATGATCGTGCTGCGCACCCCCAAGGGCTGGACCGGCCCCAAGGTGGTGGACGGCAAGCCCATCGAGGGCACCTTCCGCGCCCATCAGGTGCCCATCGACATCACGGTGGGCACCCCCAACCAGGAAGAGCACCTCAAGCAGATCGAGGAATGGCTGCGCAGCTACCATCCCGAGGAGCTGTTTGACGAGAACGGCACCCTGATCCCCGAGCTGCAGGAACTGGCGCCCACCGGGGACCGCCGCATTGCGGCCAACCCCCACGCCAACGGCGGCAAACTGCTGCGTGACCTGCGCACCCCGGACTTCAAGGATTACGCCATCGACCTGCCCGCCCCCGGCAGCGTGGAAAAGCAGGATATGATCGAGCTGGGCGGCTACATCCGCGACCTGTTCCGCCTGAATGCCGATGCCAAGAACTTCCGCATCTTCGGACCGGACGAGACGATGTCCAACCGTCTGTACAAGTGCTTCGAAGCCACCAACCGCGACTGGAACTCCACCGTGGTCCCCGGCGACGAGTTCCTGGCCAGCGACGGCCGCATCATGGACTCCATGCTGTCCGAGCATATGTGCGAGGGCTGGCTGGAAGGCTACCTGCTCACCGGCCGTCACGGCTTCTTCGCCTCCTACGAGAGCTTCATCCGCGTGGTGGACTCCATGGTGGCCCAGCATGCCAAGTGGCTCAAGGTCTGCAACCAGCTGCCCTGGCGCCAGAGCATCGCTTCGCTGAACCTGATCCTCTCCTCCAACGTCTGGCAGCAGGACCACAACGGCTTCACCCATCAGGATCCCGGCTTCCTGGACCACATCGCCAACAAGAAGGCCGACGTCGTCCGCCTGTACCTGCCGCCGGATGCCAACTGCCTGCTGTCCTGCTTCGACCACTGCATCCGTAGCCGTGACTATGTGAACGTGCTGGTCACCTCCAAGCATCCCCGGCCCCAGTGGCTGACCATGGAGCAGGCCGTCAAGCACTGCACCCAGGGCGTGGGCATCTGGGAGTGGGCCTCCAACGATGCCGGCCAGGAACCCGACGTGGTCATGGCCTGCTGCGGCGACACCCCCACGCTGGAGACGCTGGCTGCCGTCAGCATCCTGCGCAAGGCCCTGCCGGAGCTGAAGATCCGTGTGGTCAACGTGGTGGACCTGATGAAGCTGGAGCCTGCCACCAAGCATCCCCACGGCCTTACCGATGCCGACTATGATGCGCTGTTCACCAAGGACAAGCCCATCATCTTCGCCTTCCACGGCTATCCGACCCTCATCCACGAACTGACCTACAACCGTACCAACCGCAACCTGAGCGTCCACGGTTACCAGGAGGAGGGCACCATCACCACGCCCTTCGACATGCGCGTGCAGAACGAGATCGACCGTTTCCATCTGGTCAAGGACGCGGTGCTGCATCTGCCCCAGCTGGGCAACCGCGGCGCCTACCTGGTCCAGCAGATGAACGACAAGCTGGTGGAGCACAAGAACTACATCCACGAAGTGGGCCAGGACCTGCCCGAGATCCTGGACTGGAAGTGGGAATCCTGA